TCTCATCGAGGGTGAGGCGGAACTTTGCCACGCCTGCCGCAATCCGATTGTGCCGGAGGACAAGCTCTCGCCGCTGTTCGAAGAGGGCGTCTCCTGTCCGAATTGCTATCACGAGCGCACGGACGAAGATCGTGCCCGTTTCGCCGAGCGGCAGAAGCAGGTGAGGCTCGCCAGGGAGCGGGGCGAGAAGCAGCACATCGGGTCCTGAAGAATCCACCCTGACGGACATCTGATGGGGCTTTCTGCGCTTCCGGTGCTCACGTACTTTATGTACGCTGCGCTCCGGTTCTCGAAACCCACACCAGCTGCCTCGTCAGGCTGAATTCTCAAGGCGCGATTACCCAAACTTGCTACAATCGCCTCTCTGTCATTGCAATGCCATGAACCGGGTCCTAACTAAGCGGAGCCAATTCATGCAGCCATGAGGAGAGACGCATGCTTGATCCGAAGAAGATTCTCGATGATTTCCTGGGAAGTAATGTTCCCGGAGTTGGAACATCGGTTCGCGATACGGCCGGCAAGGCGACGCAACTTGCCAAGGACAATCCGCTCGCCACTGGTGCGCTCGCTGCAATTCTTCTCGGCACCGGCACTGGCCGCGAGGTGGCTGGGAGTGCCCTGAAACTTGGCGGTCTCGCCGCTGTCGCCGGACTCGCCTACAAGGCTTATCAGAACTACCAGTCGGGCAAGGCTCCCGCGGAAGCAACGCAAGCTTCCACTGGCGAGCTTGCTCCGCCGCCGGACGATTCCAGCTTCCGTCCCGAAACCGCGCCACAGGGTGAACATGAGTTTGCGCTGGTTCTGGTACGCGCCATGATCGCAGCTGCCCGTGCCGACGGCATGGTCGACGAGGCCGAAAAGGCGCGCATCATCGAGAAACTGTCACTCTCCGGCATCAACAGCGATACGCAAGAGTTCCTCAAGAACGAGCTGTCCTCGCCTGTCGATGTGGACGGACTGGTCGCGGCTGCCGTTACCGACGCTCAGAAGGTCGAACTCTATACCGCTTCGCGCCTGGCTATCGATCCGAAGACACGGGCCGAGCGCGGCTATCTCGACCTGCTTGCCGGGCGCCTGAAACTGCCGGACAATCTCATCGATCATATCGAAGCGACTGTGGCAGACGTGAAGGTTACGTCGCCCGCCTGAGACCTTTCGATAACTTCACCCTGATGGGCATCTGATGCGATTTTCTGTGCTTCCCGGTGCTCATGGACTGTCACATCGCCCGCCTGGCAGGGATTGCAGACAGTTAGGTGCGTGGTTCGACGGGGCTCACCATGAGGGAGGTAGTTGGTTGCAGGTAGTTAAGAACTGCAACGTCTGTGATTAGCGTTGCAATGCTGCAACATCCCTCATGGTGAGCCCCGTCGAACCACGCACCATTTTTATGCAAGCCAAAGTGGTGTCCAGCTACTTCGTCAGAAACTTCTCCATGCGCTCGATGGCGCGGAGGATGTTTTCCTCCGAGTTGGCGTAGGACAACCGGATATAGCCTTCGCCAAGAATGCCGAAATCCGGTCCACCGATCAGCGCAACCCCTGCTTCGTCGAGAAGTGCTGAAGCCAGTTGCTTTGCGGGCCAGCCGGTCTCCTTGACGTTGGGAAAGGCATAGAACGCGCCCTTCGGCGTGGCGCAGCTGATACCGGGCAGGCTGTTGAGCCCGTCGACGACGATCTTGCGGCGGTTGTCGAAAGCCTTGCACATTTTAACCACATCATCCTGCGGGCCGTCGATGGCCGCGATGCCGGCGAACTGGCTCGGCGCGTTGACGCAGGACCAGCAGTTGACTGCGAGCTTGCGCACCTTGTCATAGAGCTGATTTGGCCAGATCGACCAGCCCATGCGCCAGCCGGTCATCGCCCAGGTCTTCGACCAGCCATTGAGGATGATCAGCCGGTCGCGAATTTCCGGAAAGGTGAGGAGTGAGCAATGTTCCTCACCGTCATAGGTCATGACGTCGTAAATCTCGTCGGACATGATCGCCACATGCGGATGGGCCTCGAGACCTTTCACCAGCTTTTCAATCTCGGATTTCGGTGTGACACCGCCGGTCGGATTGGCGGGCGAGTTGAGGATGAGAAGCCGGGTCTTCGGCGTGATCAGCGCTAGTGTTTCCTCGGCCGAAAATGCGAAGCCGTTTTCCTCACGGATCGGCACGGGAACCGGTTTGGCGCCGGTAAATTCGATCATCGAACGATAGATCGGAAAGCCCGGATCCGGATAGAGGATTTCAGCGCCCGGTTCGCCGAAGATCAGGATCGCAGCAAACATCGTGACCTTGCCGCCGGGAACGATCATGATGTTTTCCGGCGAGACCTCGACGCCTGTCGTCGTGAATGTGCGGCGCGCTACTGCCTCGCGGGTCGCGAGCAGACCGTTCGCCGGCGTATAACCATGATGGCCGTCCTTCAGCGCCTTGATGGCGGCCTCGACGATGTGGCCGGGTGTTTTGAAATCCGGCTGGCCGATGCCGAGATTGATGATATCCTTGCCCTCTGCAGCGAGAGCAGTAGCGCGGGCGAGGACAGCAAAGGCATTCTCTTCGCCGATACGGTCGAACCCGGAAATAGTACGCAGCATTTTCTTGTCTCACACACAATTTTCAACTTCTGCTTTGTGTGCGGAGTGGCATAACAAGTCAAATACTCTCAATGTCAGCGAGCAAATTTCATTATGACCGATCTGAAAGACTGGACGCCACGCCCCCTCCCGGCCCACGAACCGCTCGAGGGCCGTTACGTGCGGCTGGAGCCACTCGATGCAGCGAAACATGGCGAGGGGCTCTACGAGGCATCGTCGGTTGCAGACGCAGGCGACCGGTTCAGGTTCCTGTTTGAAAATCCGGCGGAAGATCGCGAAGCATTTGCGGCATGGCTGGAAAAGGTCGAAGCGAGCAAGGACCCGCTTTTCTTCGCCGTGATCGACAAGGCGAGCGGCAAGGTGGCCGGGCGCCAGACGCTGATGCGTATCGACCCGGCATTCGGTGTGATCGAGATCGGCAATATCTATTGGGGACCGTTGATTTCGCGTAAACCTGCAGCCACGGAAGCGCAGTACCTGTTCATGGAATATGTCTTTGAGCTCGGATACCGGCGCTACGAATGGAAATGCAACAACGCCAACGAGCCGTCGAAGCGGGCGGCAGAGCGGTTCGGCTTCAAGTTCGAGGGCATATTCCGCCAGCACATGGTGCAGAAGGGCAAGAACCGCGACACGGCGTGGTATTCGGTGATCGACGGCGAATGGCCGGCGCTGAAGACCGCTTACGAAGCATGGCTTTCGCCGGATAATTTCGATGCCGATGGCAAGCAGATCAAGCGGCTGGAGGAGTTTCGGGTCGTCAGCGCCTAATTGGCTGGCGCGACTGCTGTGCGTGGTTCGACAAGCTCACCATGAGGGAGGTAGGGGATTGCAGGGAGTTACTTTCTGCAACTTTGGCGATTGTCAATATAGTCACCAACCTCCCTCATGGTGAGCTTGTCGAACCACGCACAATGGTGTTGCCTTCAAAAATACCCCTGCACTTGCATAAAACTGCCACGCGGTTACAAACGCGCTGAGATGCATTGAACGAAAGCAACAGCGTGATCGATCCGAAAACCCGAAATGCGGCCATTGCCGCCGCCTGTATCATGCTCGGCTTTGGCTTCGTCGCCTACTGGATGCCGACGCTGATGCTGGCGCTGGGCGAACGATCAACGCTGGCGGCAGGGATTTTTGCCGTGGTCTTTGTTGCAGGCTTCTTTTTCATCTTCTGGCTGCGCGCCAGAAAACAACATGAGAATGACTGACCTAATATTGCAGCGAGGCGGTCAGCAGCAAGATACCAAAGAGCACGATGAACAGTGCGCCGCCAATCTCGATGATATTTTGAACGCGGCCTGACAGCGCGGAAGCGCCGGACACGCGCAGCGCGACATTCTTTGCGGTCACAGCCAGCGTTGCCAGTATGGCGACGGTAATGAACGTGCCGAGCGCCATCGCAAAGACCGAAAGAACACCGCCGAGGACGAGGCCGTTCAACAGCGAGAAGGTCAGGACGATCAGTGCGCCGGAGCAGGGGCGAAGGCCAACGGCGATAATCGCCGACCATGCGGTTTTCCAGTTGAAATCACCGGCGATCATCGCAGGATCCGGCGCATGGGAATGGCCGCAGGTTTCGCAGACTTCACCCGCCGCGTGATTGTGATGATGGCCGTGGTCATGGTGATCATGGCTGTGGGCGTCGTGCGAATGACCGTAATCGTGATCGTGATCGTCGTGGTCATGATGATGATGGTGACCCGCTACCATCTTTTCAGGCATCAGGTGCGCGACACGCGGGCGGAACAGCACCGGCACCTTGCGCCATAACAGCGACAGGCCAAAGGCGATGATCAGAATGAAACTCGCCATTTCCATATAATGCGTGGCATCGTCTATCGAGACGGTGGTACCGCGCAGCACGAGGAAGGTGAGGCCGATGACAAAGATAGCGGTGAAAGCCTGCAACATGGATGACGCGAAAGAGAGGACGATGCCGCGTTTCAGCGTCGTTTCATTGGCCAGCATATAGGACGAAATCACCGCCTTGCCATGGCCGGGGCCTACAGCATGCAAGATACCATAAAGGAATGACAGGCCAATGAGGATCGACACCTGCCATGGGTCTTCGCGCATGCCTTTGAGTGCATGCGTCATGGCAAGATAGAAACTGCGCTGCTGCATGTTGATCCAGAGGATGATTTCCGCGAAAGGTCCCGTCGGTTGCATGGCAACCTCGTTCATGCCGATGCCAAGCGAAGTCTTCTGCGCCAGCGCATGGCCACTGAAATACAATGCGAGGGCAAGTGCGCCGAACAGGGTTCTTTTCCGCATGCTATCTCCGCTCTAACTCTTCGCCGGGCATTCGATTTCAAGCCGCGTCGCGAATATCTTCGACATGTTGGTACCGGTGGGATCGTTGAAAAAACTGTCGGTCAGCGTTGCCTGGTTTTGGGCGATCGCCTGATCCGGATCGGGGCGCACAACCTTCTGGGTGCAGCCCTCGGGTATACCGGCAACGTGGATATCGCTGTCATTCACATAGTCGATGGCGGTGTAGAATGTCGGATCATAGACGCCGAAACTGGTCTTCTTGCCGAGTTTGAGCGGCTGTTTCGGCTTGCTTTCGAAGATGATCAGCAATTGGTTGTTCTGGAAATCGGCGATCAGATGACCGGGCGCTGCCATGACAATGGTCTTGCCATCGAGCTGCACGGTCTGAAAATAATCGAACTCGGAGACCGACTGGTTGATGGTGGTGGCAAGATCGGCGAGTTCCTTGTCATCGAGTTTCAGATCGCCATTCTTGTCGAATTCGACGAGGACAGTGCTGGAGAACAAATCGTCGAAGCGCCAGACATGACCGAGCTTCTCGACGGTGCCGTCCGGCTTGATGGTGATATCCAGACGCGCTTCGGCAAAGACATGCGGGTGCACGTAGGCTGGCGTGGCGAAGGTCAATCCCGCCGCCAGTGCGCCGATGAAAACCCCGAATCGTTGGTGCATGAATTTGCCCTTAATGGTTAGCGCAGAGGACTATGCGAAATTGGCGAAATTGGGACGATATATTATTACAGCATGATTGCTTAGACGCGGCGGTTGTTCTTGAACCACTTGGTCAGATAATCGACAAGAACCCGCACTTTCGCCGGCAGGTACCGGCGATGCGGATAGACCGCATAAATCCCAGCGTCATGCATGACGAAGTCCTCGAGGATGGAAACCAGCTTGCCGCTTTCGATATCCGGTCGGGCGATGAAATCGGGCAGCAGGGCAAAGCCCAACCCGGCAAGCGCTGCGCGCCGGGTCGCGAGCGGGCTGTTGATTTCCATGGGACCGGATAGCTGGACGGAAATCGACGGCCCATTCTCTCTTTGGAACTGCCAGGTATTGCGGGAGCGATTGTTGGTATCCACGATACATGGCAGGGAGGACAGCTGCTCGGGCCGTTCAGGTTTTCCAACACGCTCGATCAATTCACGCGTGCCGCAGGCGATGACCCGAAAGGGGGCGAGGCGCTTGGCAATGAGGGATGAGTCCTGCATGCGGGTGATGCGTATGGCGAGATCGAACCCTTCCTCGACGAGATCGACAAAGCGGTCGTCCAGCCGCACATCGAGAATGATATCGGGCTGCTCGGCACAGAAATCGATGAGGCATTGGCCGATGTCCGCATCGGCAAAGGATCGCGAGGCGGAGATCTTGATGCGGCCCCTGATATCGCTGCTCGATTCGCGCACCGTTTCCTGCAGGCTCTCGACATCACGCAGGATTTCGCTGGCGCGCTGGTAGTAGGTGTGGCCCGCCTCGGTCAGCGAAAACTGCCTCGTCGTGCGGTTGAGGAGCAATGCACCGAGTTCATCTTCCAGCTCGCGAACATATTTGGACAGGAGAGCCTTGGACCGCCCGATCTTCCGTGCTGCGGCGGAAAAACCTTCCGCTTCCACGACATCGATAAAAGCGCGCATGCGGGTGAGCGTGTCCATCAGACCCTTTCAGCCGATTGAAGAATCGTTCTGCCAAGCTTGAGGAGCGCACGGTCGCTGCCTTTCGGCCCAATCAACGAAATGCCGAAGGGCGCGCCGTGTACTTCGCCCAGCGGCAGGGTGATCTGTGGAAAACCGGAAAGGCCGGAAAGACAGAACAGCCGCACGCAGCGCTCGCGATAGGCCTGGCTATCTTCGAAAGACGTGCTGACAAGCGGCGCCGCACCCGGGACTGTCGGCAGGACCATGATGCCGTCGTCCTTCAAGAGGTCGGCCAACTCACTGCGGAACAGCTCGCGGCGCGCCATTTGCCTTTGGTAGGTTTCAAGATCGATGGTCGAGCCATAATCGAAACGCTCCTTGACGGCAGGACCGAGATTGCGCTCCTTCGCCGAAATCCATGCACCATGTTCGCTCCACGCTTCAAACGCCTGGACCTGGCGCAAACACAAATAGAGATCGTCCATGGATGCTGTCGGCTGACGTGCCGAGCGGGCATGGCCGAGATGGCCGCTGACGATCGCATACATGTTGCGGTAGGCTGTATCTTCCGCTTCGCCAAGCAGGAGGTGTTCGAGCAGCGGAAAGAAGATCGGACGATTGAGTTTGAAATCGGAAGCGTCCGGACCAAGCAGAACGTCGCCGACCTTTTCATAGAGCGCAATGTCCTTGGCGAACCAGCCGAACGTATCCAGCGAATGCGCGAGCAGTATGGTTCCTTCCAGCGAGATGCGTCCGTGGGTCGTTCGAAGACCTACCAGACCGCAGAAGCTAGCGGGAGCACGGATCGATCCGCCCGTGTCGGAACCCACTGCAATGGTGGCAAGACCGCCCGCTACCGCCGAGACGGAACCCGAAGACGAGCCACCGGTCACGCGGTCCGGCGCTCGCGGATTGACTGGATGAGGGAAATGCGTGTTCTGGCCCATTATCGAGAAGGCGAGCTCGTCGGTCTGGGTCTTGCCGATGAAACGGGCACCCGCATCTAAGAGGTCTTGAACTGCAGGCGCAGTTTTAGTGGCTGCTACTGATTCGTCATATTTCTGCGGATTTCCACAACCGGTACGCATGCCGGCAACGTCAAATATGTCTTTGACGCCGAGTGTTTCGCCTTTCAGCGGGCCATCGCCCGATGAAAGGTTAACCGGAGGTAAATCAAGCAGGGCATTTAGCGGGGGAATTGTGCTCATCGTTCAATGATTCTAGGGCATTTATCCCCCGTTGTTCAATGAATAAAAAATTTTGCCCTGCCGCATTATTTTCATTGATTGGACACATCTTTCCTCTTATATGCCCCTTGCCCAAAGTCGCACGTGCCCATGGGTGTCCGCCGATCTTCATTATGGTGAGGAAACGGTATGGTACCTGGAACTAACCCCTCCAGTCAGTTTGTCGGCCTACCGCCAAGCTGAGGACATCTGAAGCAACGACGGTGCGGGCCTTTCTGGTGTCTTTCGGCTGTCCATAAGCCGGAATTACTGAAGAGGCACACCTTCATTGCCGGTAGTGCGGATGGGTTCATCCAAGCCAAGGCAGACAAAGCGGACTGACGCTGACTTTAGCGTCGATCCATCGCCGCATGACCATTCGCGTGTTCCAGCATCTCCAAAGGCTGGCTTCACGAGGGACGGATTCATGCACTTTGTCCTTGCGATTTTTCAGGGTGCGTCCCGTGAAATCGCGATTGCTTGAGCGGCCATACCAGCCGCTATGGAATTGGAGTTTAATATGGCTACGCAGCGCATTATTGATTTCATCAACACCCGACGTCCGAACGGCCCTTGCATGGTGCTCGATCTGGAAGTGGTGCGTGAGAATTATCATAACTTCGAGATGGCTTTGCCGGAATCGAAGATATTCTATGCGGTGAAGGCCAATCCTGCGCCGGAAATCCTGCGCCTGCTCGCTTCGCTCGGCTCCAATTTCGACACGGCCTCCGTCGCCGAAGCCGAAATGGCGCTTGACGCCGGCGCGACGGCTGACCGTATCTCTTTCGGCAATACGATCAAGAAGGAGCGCGACATCGCGCGCGCTTTCGAGCTCGGCATACGCCTGTTCGCCGTCGATTGCATCGAAGAAGTCGAAAAAGTTGCTCGCGCTGCTCCTGGCTCCCGTGTGTTCTGCCGCGTTTTGACCGATGGTGCCGGCGCCGAATGGCCGCTGTCGCGCAAGTTCGGCTGCGTGCCTGCGATGGCTGTGGATGTTCTCCTTGCTGCGCAGAAGCTTGGCCTCGACAGCTATGGCGTATCGTTCCACGTTGGGTCGCAGCAGACGGACCTTTCTGCCTGGGACCGCGCGCTCGGCGATGCGAAGTACGTCTTCGACAAGCTCTCCATGGAAGGCATCACATTGAAGATGGTCAACATGGGCGGTGGTTTCCCGACCCGTTACCTCAAGGACGTGCCAACCGCCCAAGCCTATGGCCAGGCGATCTTCCAGGCATTGAGCAAGCATTTCGGCAATCGTCTTCCCGAGACCATCATCGAGCCGGGCCGCGGCATGGTCGGCAATGCCGGCGTGATCAAGGCTGAAGTCGTGCTCGTCTCGAAGAAGGCCGCCAACGACAATGTTCGCTGGGTATATCTCGACATCGGCAAGTTCGGCGGTCTCGCCGAGACGATGGACGAGGCGATCCGTTATCAGATCACCACGCCGCGCGATGGCGACCTCGCCGAGCCTTGCGTTCTTGCGGGCCCGACCTGCGACAGCGCCGACGTCATGTACGAAAAGAACCCCTATCCGCTGCCGATCTCGCTGACGATTGGCGACGAGGTACTGATCGAGGGAACTGGCGCTTATACCACTACGTATTCTGCCGTCGCCTTCAACGGGTTTGAACCGCTCCGATCATACGTAATTTAAGGGCTTTGCCCGTGACGAACTGCTGTCCGGCCTTCGAGCCGGACGGGGATGACGCACCCTTATGATTGATTGGTCAAGACAATGCGCGCAGTAGAATTCATCGAAAAAAATCTGCATCCGGACGGATCGCAGGCCTTTATCATACGCAATGAGACAGCGCTGGACGAACGTGCCCGCGAAGCTTTGCTCGATCGCGCCATGGGTGAGGGACGCCGCCGCAAGTCGTCAGAAAAGCTGCGCCGCGGTCGGCTGCCCTCCGAGGGACTGGCATTCGTCGCGCGCGGGCTCAATGGAGCGCTGCTCGGCACGGTGCGGCTGTGGGACATCCAGGCTGGACATGACGCGGCAGGCAAGCCCGTGCGGGCATTGCTGCTTGGACCGCTCGCCGTCGAACCCTCACTGAAGGGCA
This is a stretch of genomic DNA from Phyllobacterium zundukense. It encodes these proteins:
- a CDS encoding tellurite resistance TerB family protein, with the translated sequence MLDPKKILDDFLGSNVPGVGTSVRDTAGKATQLAKDNPLATGALAAILLGTGTGREVAGSALKLGGLAAVAGLAYKAYQNYQSGKAPAEATQASTGELAPPPDDSSFRPETAPQGEHEFALVLVRAMIAAARADGMVDEAEKARIIEKLSLSGINSDTQEFLKNELSSPVDVDGLVAAAVTDAQKVELYTASRLAIDPKTRAERGYLDLLAGRLKLPDNLIDHIEATVADVKVTSPA
- a CDS encoding pyridoxal phosphate-dependent aminotransferase — protein: MLRTISGFDRIGEENAFAVLARATALAAEGKDIINLGIGQPDFKTPGHIVEAAIKALKDGHHGYTPANGLLATREAVARRTFTTTGVEVSPENIMIVPGGKVTMFAAILIFGEPGAEILYPDPGFPIYRSMIEFTGAKPVPVPIREENGFAFSAEETLALITPKTRLLILNSPANPTGGVTPKSEIEKLVKGLEAHPHVAIMSDEIYDVMTYDGEEHCSLLTFPEIRDRLIILNGWSKTWAMTGWRMGWSIWPNQLYDKVRKLAVNCWSCVNAPSQFAGIAAIDGPQDDVVKMCKAFDNRRKIVVDGLNSLPGISCATPKGAFYAFPNVKETGWPAKQLASALLDEAGVALIGGPDFGILGEGYIRLSYANSEENILRAIERMEKFLTK
- a CDS encoding GNAT family N-acetyltransferase; its protein translation is MTDLKDWTPRPLPAHEPLEGRYVRLEPLDAAKHGEGLYEASSVADAGDRFRFLFENPAEDREAFAAWLEKVEASKDPLFFAVIDKASGKVAGRQTLMRIDPAFGVIEIGNIYWGPLISRKPAATEAQYLFMEYVFELGYRRYEWKCNNANEPSKRAAERFGFKFEGIFRQHMVQKGKNRDTAWYSVIDGEWPALKTAYEAWLSPDNFDADGKQIKRLEEFRVVSA
- a CDS encoding nickel/cobalt transporter, with amino-acid sequence MRKRTLFGALALALYFSGHALAQKTSLGIGMNEVAMQPTGPFAEIILWINMQQRSFYLAMTHALKGMREDPWQVSILIGLSFLYGILHAVGPGHGKAVISSYMLANETTLKRGIVLSFASSMLQAFTAIFVIGLTFLVLRGTTVSIDDATHYMEMASFILIIAFGLSLLWRKVPVLFRPRVAHLMPEKMVAGHHHHHDHDDHDHDYGHSHDAHSHDHHDHGHHHNHAAGEVCETCGHSHAPDPAMIAGDFNWKTAWSAIIAVGLRPCSGALIVLTFSLLNGLVLGGVLSVFAMALGTFITVAILATLAVTAKNVALRVSGASALSGRVQNIIEIGGALFIVLFGILLLTASLQY
- a CDS encoding DUF1007 family protein gives rise to the protein MHQRFGVFIGALAAGLTFATPAYVHPHVFAEARLDITIKPDGTVEKLGHVWRFDDLFSSTVLVEFDKNGDLKLDDKELADLATTINQSVSEFDYFQTVQLDGKTIVMAAPGHLIADFQNNQLLIIFESKPKQPLKLGKKTSFGVYDPTFYTAIDYVNDSDIHVAGIPEGCTQKVVRPDPDQAIAQNQATLTDSFFNDPTGTNMSKIFATRLEIECPAKS
- a CDS encoding LysR family transcriptional regulator gives rise to the protein MDTLTRMRAFIDVVEAEGFSAAARKIGRSKALLSKYVRELEDELGALLLNRTTRQFSLTEAGHTYYQRASEILRDVESLQETVRESSSDIRGRIKISASRSFADADIGQCLIDFCAEQPDIILDVRLDDRFVDLVEEGFDLAIRITRMQDSSLIAKRLAPFRVIACGTRELIERVGKPERPEQLSSLPCIVDTNNRSRNTWQFQRENGPSISVQLSGPMEINSPLATRRAALAGLGFALLPDFIARPDIESGKLVSILEDFVMHDAGIYAVYPHRRYLPAKVRVLVDYLTKWFKNNRRV
- a CDS encoding amidase, producing the protein MSTIPPLNALLDLPPVNLSSGDGPLKGETLGVKDIFDVAGMRTGCGNPQKYDESVAATKTAPAVQDLLDAGARFIGKTQTDELAFSIMGQNTHFPHPVNPRAPDRVTGGSSSGSVSAVAGGLATIAVGSDTGGSIRAPASFCGLVGLRTTHGRISLEGTILLAHSLDTFGWFAKDIALYEKVGDVLLGPDASDFKLNRPIFFPLLEHLLLGEAEDTAYRNMYAIVSGHLGHARSARQPTASMDDLYLCLRQVQAFEAWSEHGAWISAKERNLGPAVKERFDYGSTIDLETYQRQMARRELFRSELADLLKDDGIMVLPTVPGAAPLVSTSFEDSQAYRERCVRLFCLSGLSGFPQITLPLGEVHGAPFGISLIGPKGSDRALLKLGRTILQSAERV
- the odc2 gene encoding ornithine/lysine decarboxylase translates to MATQRIIDFINTRRPNGPCMVLDLEVVRENYHNFEMALPESKIFYAVKANPAPEILRLLASLGSNFDTASVAEAEMALDAGATADRISFGNTIKKERDIARAFELGIRLFAVDCIEEVEKVARAAPGSRVFCRVLTDGAGAEWPLSRKFGCVPAMAVDVLLAAQKLGLDSYGVSFHVGSQQTDLSAWDRALGDAKYVFDKLSMEGITLKMVNMGGGFPTRYLKDVPTAQAYGQAIFQALSKHFGNRLPETIIEPGRGMVGNAGVIKAEVVLVSKKAANDNVRWVYLDIGKFGGLAETMDEAIRYQITTPRDGDLAEPCVLAGPTCDSADVMYEKNPYPLPISLTIGDEVLIEGTGAYTTTYSAVAFNGFEPLRSYVI
- a CDS encoding GNAT family N-acetyltransferase: MRAVEFIEKNLHPDGSQAFIIRNETALDERAREALLDRAMGEGRRRKSSEKLRRGRLPSEGLAFVARGLNGALLGTVRLWDIQAGHDAAGKPVRALLLGPLAVEPSLKGKGIGVALMRHATAEAARLGHGAVLLVGDPEYYERFGFSGTKTADLAMPGPVERRRFLALELKPGHLEGCHGLLTPRGGRSSHAMRVLPVSLRFSR